One genomic window of Leptotrichia shahii includes the following:
- a CDS encoding Eco57I restriction-modification methylase domain-containing protein, producing the protein MNNLFNQKILAKKAEEEVDLSKHKFSERRKALNKWINNLENGVLDKSKEEEFQGEFLYDIFTTVLRAVNKSDGKNEWNLERETKTKLDGQKADGVLGFFDADGKKDVRAVIELKGAKVSLDVRQKRTGDTRTPVEQAFNYAPKYGKNCQWVIVSNYKEIRLYRSNDMTEYQVFFLEKLKDDLEFKKFIYILSFYALVGTEKKKAKTIELSEEYQKNQSEIEKKFYNEYKAIRLHIFENMRKNNPTVNENTIIEKVQKLLDRFLFICFCEDKGLLPNNIFHKTLEKGKNFGDVFEVFKMLCNWINLGNPRKNISHFNGGLFKNDDILESLYVDNEVFEEMKKISEYDFDSELNENILGHIFEQSISDIEDLKKELNGEEFDKKKGKRKKDGIFYTPKYITKYIVENSIKNWLDDKRKELGEDKLPELTEKDFEIEYTRKKNEKRTYEKRIYSENLKKHIEFWTKYREAVKNIKIVDPACGSGAFLITAFEYLLNYNNYLNDKIFDLTGIKDLFSDTTKEILQNNIFGVDLNKESVEITKLSLWLKTADKNKTLATLENNIKCGNSLIDDAEIAGELAFDWEKEFPQVFKNGGFDVVVGNPPYFNVQTFGAKSPIVSYLMDKYSEIWQDKSDILFYFIYKALKISKGEVGFIISNAFLFSDKAQKLRNYIVEKRRLEKIINFEKYMIFEEASITSCIVMFGKENRKVKGINLKEKNYSNDEILKYLNGNKEYEIELKKDDVFAIVDKQIQKLNTKIDENNPKLQDLVIIGKGMETAANDIFLFGSNNLNFPNEFMKNHISGEAISKYTIKNSQKKLLYFENIENFEDLPIEIKEYLEKNREKLNDRATVKNEGRIWWRYSRPMHKEYYHLNKIWCSYRSTTNEFCYDDTKEYIGLTNTTVIFDTNEKIKLKYLLTILNSKLFKFRYSSIGKQTGSGVYEYFSNGVGKFPIKEISLQKQEPFIEKADKMLFLNKNLQEISQKFQRMIMRELGLEKISTKLQNWYLLNFDEFIKELSKVKVKLSLSQKADWEDYFIAEKSKAETLNNEITKTDKEIDGMVYELYGLSEEEIRIIEEN; encoded by the coding sequence ATGAATAACTTATTTAATCAGAAAATACTAGCTAAAAAAGCTGAAGAAGAAGTCGATTTAAGTAAACATAAGTTTTCTGAAAGAAGAAAGGCACTAAATAAATGGATAAATAATCTTGAAAATGGTGTTTTGGATAAATCGAAAGAAGAAGAATTTCAAGGAGAATTTTTGTACGATATTTTTACAACTGTATTGAGAGCTGTGAATAAATCGGATGGAAAAAATGAATGGAATTTAGAAAGAGAAACTAAAACAAAGTTAGATGGGCAGAAGGCTGATGGAGTTTTGGGATTTTTTGATGCAGATGGAAAAAAAGATGTCAGGGCTGTAATTGAGCTGAAAGGTGCAAAAGTTTCGCTAGATGTAAGGCAGAAAAGAACCGGTGATACAAGAACGCCTGTAGAACAGGCTTTTAACTATGCTCCAAAATATGGAAAGAACTGTCAATGGGTTATAGTTTCAAACTATAAGGAAATAAGGCTTTACAGGTCAAATGATATGACAGAATATCAAGTGTTTTTTCTTGAAAAATTAAAAGATGATTTAGAATTTAAGAAATTTATTTACATTCTTTCATTTTACGCTTTGGTAGGAACTGAAAAGAAAAAGGCAAAAACAATAGAACTTTCTGAAGAATATCAGAAAAATCAATCTGAAATTGAGAAGAAATTTTATAACGAATATAAAGCTATTAGATTACATATCTTTGAAAATATGCGGAAAAATAATCCCACAGTAAATGAAAATACGATAATTGAAAAAGTTCAAAAATTATTGGATAGATTCCTGTTTATCTGCTTTTGTGAAGACAAAGGATTATTGCCAAATAATATTTTTCATAAAACTTTGGAAAAAGGTAAAAACTTTGGAGATGTTTTTGAAGTTTTTAAAATGCTTTGCAATTGGATAAATTTAGGAAATCCGAGAAAAAATATTTCTCATTTTAATGGAGGTTTATTTAAAAATGACGATATTTTAGAGAGTCTTTATGTGGATAATGAAGTTTTTGAAGAAATGAAAAAAATATCTGAATATGATTTTGACTCTGAACTGAATGAAAATATATTAGGGCATATTTTTGAGCAATCTATAAGCGATATAGAGGATTTGAAAAAAGAATTAAATGGGGAAGAATTTGACAAGAAAAAAGGGAAACGTAAAAAAGACGGAATTTTTTACACACCAAAATATATAACCAAATACATTGTAGAAAATTCGATAAAAAACTGGCTTGACGACAAACGAAAAGAGCTAGGCGAAGATAAACTTCCTGAACTTACAGAAAAAGATTTTGAAATAGAGTATACTCGTAAAAAAAATGAAAAAAGAACTTATGAAAAAAGAATTTATAGTGAAAATTTAAAAAAGCATATAGAATTTTGGACAAAATACAGAGAGGCTGTAAAAAATATAAAAATCGTAGATCCAGCTTGTGGAAGCGGAGCATTCCTAATCACAGCCTTTGAATATTTATTAAATTATAACAATTACTTAAACGATAAAATTTTTGATTTAACTGGAATAAAAGATTTGTTTTCAGATACAACAAAGGAAATCTTGCAAAATAATATATTTGGAGTGGATTTGAATAAGGAAAGTGTAGAAATCACGAAATTATCATTGTGGCTAAAAACTGCTGATAAAAATAAAACATTGGCTACACTTGAAAATAATATAAAATGTGGAAATTCGTTGATTGATGATGCTGAAATTGCTGGGGAATTGGCATTTGATTGGGAAAAAGAGTTTCCGCAAGTGTTTAAAAATGGTGGATTTGATGTTGTGGTAGGGAATCCGCCGTATTTCAATGTTCAAACATTTGGAGCGAAATCACCAATAGTAAGTTATTTAATGGATAAATATTCAGAAATATGGCAAGATAAAAGTGATATATTATTTTACTTTATTTATAAGGCATTGAAAATATCAAAAGGAGAAGTAGGCTTTATAATCTCAAATGCTTTTTTATTTTCAGATAAAGCTCAAAAATTAAGAAATTATATTGTTGAAAAGAGAAGGTTAGAAAAAATAATAAATTTTGAAAAATATATGATTTTTGAAGAGGCTTCTATAACATCTTGTATAGTGATGTTTGGTAAAGAAAATAGAAAAGTTAAAGGAATAAATTTAAAAGAAAAAAATTACAGTAATGATGAAATTTTAAAATATTTGAATGGAAATAAAGAATATGAAATTGAATTAAAAAAAGATGATGTATTTGCAATAGTTGATAAACAAATACAAAAATTAAATACCAAAATAGATGAAAATAATCCAAAATTACAAGATTTAGTAATAATAGGAAAGGGAATGGAAACAGCAGCAAATGATATATTTTTATTTGGAAGTAATAACTTAAATTTCCCAAATGAGTTTATGAAAAATCACATTAGTGGAGAAGCAATAAGTAAATATACAATAAAAAACAGTCAAAAAAAATTACTATATTTTGAAAATATAGAAAATTTTGAAGATTTACCTATAGAAATAAAAGAATATTTAGAAAAAAATAGAGAAAAATTAAATGACAGAGCAACAGTTAAAAATGAGGGTAGAATTTGGTGGAGATATTCAAGACCGATGCACAAAGAATATTATCATTTAAATAAAATATGGTGTTCTTATAGAAGTACAACTAATGAATTTTGTTATGATGATACAAAAGAATATATCGGATTAACAAATACGACAGTTATTTTTGATACAAATGAAAAAATTAAACTTAAATATTTATTAACAATATTAAATTCAAAATTATTTAAATTTCGTTACAGTTCTATTGGAAAACAAACAGGAAGTGGAGTTTATGAATATTTTTCAAATGGAGTGGGAAAATTTCCAATAAAAGAAATTTCATTACAAAAACAAGAACCATTTATCGAAAAAGCTGATAAAATGTTATTTTTAAACAAAAACCTTCAAGAAATTTCACAAAAATTCCAACGAATGATTATGAGAGAACTTGGTTTAGAAAAAATTTCTACTAAATTACAAAATTGGTATTTATTGAATTTTGATGAATTTATAAAAGAGTTATCAAAAGTAAAAGTGAAATTAAGCCTTTCGCAAAAAGCTGATTGGGAGGATTATTTCATTGCAGAAAAATCAAAAGCAGAAACATTAAACAATGAAATTACAAAAACGGATAAAGAGATTGATGGGATGGTTTATGAGCTGTATGGGTTGAGTGAGGAGGAGATTAGAATTATTGAGGAGAATTAA
- a CDS encoding autotransporter domain-containing protein, with product MKKILLLIGLIATLSSCGGGGGGSQTSQATPTPNPNKPTENPSQIPGNIGDKSNFNPSQDIGNSESNNNSNSGQSTGNSTTNNSSNSGQQSQVPIPNNFEKPTNQGIMTGKGVQVAVLDEDFITDNETMKYYKVGQTFEKVKKDEFKGRLDSNYPVATGHSPSKNDHGLRVATILGGESGNGAKGATIHGVSLGTQSTGLIINVDRYKELQAKGVRIYNQSLGIPQEFSPATYRNDLWESIKTVGIWTQDKMDQKVDELINFYKKAVNEGSLFVWAAGNYKADKTELTAVSVQSGLPIAIPSLQKGWIAVVGLEEQADGSAKDFPKHFAWAGESAAYWTISANGRCELPGCSSPGSSNAAPRVTATAAKVKERFPWMTGHEIQQTILTTATKINTLLIGNGDVSSRYGWGYLNEEKALKGPAQFDNILLVGKKASDNGLKGQFNANIGNSMTSIFENDIKGDGGLKKSGNGTLILTGNNSYAGNTTIDEGKLEIYGNNTSDITINSQGTLVTYPTAIINKKDGEPKSIYNNGGTFENRGSGAIITGNYIATAGSITKAEIGSKLIVNGTVNLNGESATLQTLSNGRYITAKPLSTAVIEAGKGIKGNFANVETTELVNGSTEVKGNLLNVNLSRKNVLDYVKEFKETDIMQENTAQNIETAFQKLDEIIENGTAENIAQFERKAATLQALTSLNRAAVLDSLSGQIYASAQALTFQHSQTVNKDLSNRLVMLGTLDNVGDKFGLWVSGFGANGKLKQDGYGTGDTKVFGGQVGVDKQFGENLILGTALSYSKADVKFDRYGGKSNANNFGVSLYGRLGNKNKPLYLQGRLGAGFVDSDVERDIILSSNDYSRAKINHNDKIYSGYLETGYDIKNKNEDFVLTPFAGLTHDTLQRGSFSEKESQFGLTATRKNYSQTAALVGLRVGKSVNWSSGSKTTFQGYVTHQKAFKDEDLSFDARYTGLPGAKFKVKGIGLSKNKTWIGAGALTEVNKNFGWYVNYDGSVDSKKGKGNSNVYTTGVRINF from the coding sequence ATGAAAAAAATACTGTTATTAATTGGCTTGATTGCCACGTTATCCAGCTGCGGCGGCGGTGGCGGCGGTTCACAGACATCTCAAGCAACTCCTACACCTAATCCAAATAAACCAACTGAAAATCCATCTCAAATCCCCGGAAATATTGGTGACAAAAGTAATTTTAATCCAAGTCAGGATATTGGAAATTCTGAATCAAACAATAATTCTAACTCTGGACAAAGTACTGGAAATTCTACAACAAACAACAGTTCTAATTCTGGACAACAAAGTCAAGTACCCATCCCAAATAATTTTGAAAAACCTACAAATCAGGGCATAATGACTGGAAAAGGTGTACAAGTGGCAGTTTTAGATGAAGATTTTATTACTGATAATGAAACAATGAAATATTACAAAGTTGGACAAACTTTCGAGAAAGTAAAAAAAGATGAATTTAAAGGAAGACTAGATTCAAATTATCCAGTTGCTACAGGTCATAGTCCAAGTAAAAATGATCACGGATTGAGAGTAGCTACAATACTTGGTGGTGAAAGCGGTAATGGAGCAAAAGGAGCCACAATACACGGAGTATCTTTGGGAACACAAAGTACTGGATTAATTATAAATGTAGATAGATACAAAGAATTACAAGCTAAAGGTGTAAGAATATACAACCAATCTCTTGGAATACCTCAAGAATTTTCTCCTGCAACTTATAGAAACGATTTATGGGAATCTATTAAAACTGTTGGAATCTGGACTCAAGATAAAATGGATCAAAAGGTAGATGAGTTAATAAATTTCTACAAAAAAGCTGTTAATGAAGGTTCACTATTTGTCTGGGCAGCTGGAAATTATAAAGCAGATAAAACTGAGCTTACAGCAGTATCTGTTCAGTCGGGGTTACCAATAGCAATCCCTTCATTACAAAAAGGTTGGATAGCAGTAGTAGGTTTAGAAGAACAGGCTGACGGAAGTGCAAAAGATTTTCCAAAACATTTTGCATGGGCAGGAGAAAGTGCAGCATATTGGACTATTTCCGCAAATGGACGTTGTGAATTGCCAGGTTGTTCTTCACCAGGTTCATCAAATGCGGCTCCAAGGGTTACAGCAACAGCTGCAAAAGTTAAAGAAAGATTTCCTTGGATGACAGGACACGAAATTCAGCAGACAATTTTAACGACAGCAACTAAAATAAATACATTATTAATCGGTAATGGAGATGTAAGTTCAAGATATGGATGGGGATATTTGAATGAAGAAAAAGCATTAAAAGGACCTGCTCAATTTGACAATATTCTTCTTGTTGGTAAAAAAGCTTCAGATAACGGATTAAAGGGACAATTTAATGCAAATATCGGAAATTCGATGACTTCAATTTTTGAAAATGATATTAAAGGTGACGGTGGATTAAAAAAATCTGGAAACGGAACATTAATTTTGACAGGGAATAATAGTTATGCTGGAAATACTACCATAGATGAAGGAAAATTAGAAATATATGGAAATAATACTTCTGATATAACAATAAATTCACAAGGAACACTGGTAACTTATCCAACGGCTATAATAAATAAAAAGGATGGTGAGCCAAAAAGTATCTACAATAATGGAGGGACTTTTGAAAATAGAGGTTCTGGAGCTATTATAACGGGAAATTATATAGCAACAGCTGGTTCTATAACAAAAGCAGAAATTGGTTCTAAACTTATAGTTAATGGAACAGTGAATTTAAATGGAGAGAGTGCAACATTACAAACTTTGAGCAACGGAAGATATATTACAGCAAAACCATTATCGACAGCTGTAATTGAAGCAGGAAAAGGGATTAAAGGAAATTTTGCAAATGTTGAAACAACTGAATTGGTAAATGGTTCAACGGAAGTTAAAGGAAATCTATTGAATGTTAATTTAAGCAGGAAAAATGTGCTGGATTATGTAAAAGAATTTAAGGAAACTGATATAATGCAAGAAAATACAGCACAAAATATCGAAACAGCCTTTCAAAAACTAGATGAAATAATTGAAAATGGAACTGCTGAAAACATTGCCCAATTTGAAAGAAAGGCTGCGACTTTACAAGCTCTTACTTCTTTAAATAGGGCTGCTGTTTTAGACAGTTTATCAGGACAAATCTATGCTTCAGCTCAAGCATTGACTTTTCAACATTCACAAACTGTAAATAAAGATTTATCAAATAGACTTGTAATGCTTGGAACGCTCGACAATGTTGGGGATAAATTCGGACTTTGGGTATCAGGTTTTGGTGCAAATGGAAAATTAAAGCAAGATGGATACGGAACAGGAGATACAAAAGTATTTGGAGGACAAGTAGGAGTTGACAAGCAATTTGGTGAAAATTTAATTTTAGGAACGGCATTATCTTATTCAAAAGCTGATGTTAAATTTGATAGATATGGTGGAAAATCTAATGCAAATAATTTTGGAGTTTCGTTATATGGAAGATTAGGCAATAAAAATAAGCCATTGTATTTGCAAGGTCGTCTGGGAGCAGGATTTGTTGACAGCGATGTTGAAAGAGATATTATTTTAAGTAGCAATGACTATTCACGAGCAAAAATTAATCATAACGATAAAATTTATTCAGGATACTTGGAAACAGGGTATGACATTAAAAATAAAAATGAAGATTTTGTCTTAACACCATTTGCAGGATTAACTCACGACACACTTCAAAGAGGTTCATTCTCTGAAAAAGAAAGCCAATTTGGACTTACAGCGACTAGGAAAAATTACAGCCAGACTGCAGCATTAGTAGGACTTAGAGTTGGAAAATCTGTAAATTGGTCTAGTGGAAGCAAAACAACTTTCCAAGGATACGTAACTCACCAAAAAGCCTTTAAAGATGAAGATTTAAGCTTTGATGCAAGATATACTGGACTTCCAGGAGCAAAATTTAAAGTAAAAGGTATCGGACTTTCAAAAAATAAAACTTGGATAGGTGCAGGAGCATTAACAGAAGTAAATAAAAATTTTGGCTGGTATGTAAATTACGATGGTTCTGTTGACAGCAAAAAAGGTAAAGGAAACAGTAATGTATACACAACAGGAGTTAGAATCAACTTTTGA
- the cbiE gene encoding precorrin-6y C5,15-methyltransferase (decarboxylating) subunit CbiE, giving the protein MEKIQILGLGPGNLDYTLPIVLKKIKESEVIVGGKRHIESLGEYAANKEYCYISADLQKVLDFINENRHKKISVIVSGDTGFYSLLTFMKKHFESEELEVIPGISSVQYMFAKISEYWYDACIASVHGKEFDFVEKLNEYEKIGLLTDFKENTPQKIAQRLLENNFENVEIFVGENLSYENEKIYQFKANELVNYEEKFGMNVVILRK; this is encoded by the coding sequence ATGGAAAAAATACAAATTCTAGGGCTTGGGCCTGGAAATTTAGACTATACATTGCCGATTGTTTTGAAGAAAATTAAGGAATCGGAAGTAATTGTCGGTGGAAAACGGCATATTGAAAGTTTGGGAGAGTATGCGGCAAATAAGGAATATTGCTACATTTCAGCTGATTTGCAAAAAGTTCTGGATTTCATAAATGAGAATCGACATAAAAAGATTTCCGTGATTGTGTCTGGAGATACCGGATTTTATAGCCTTTTGACTTTTATGAAAAAACATTTTGAAAGTGAAGAGCTAGAAGTTATTCCAGGAATTTCATCGGTTCAGTATATGTTCGCAAAAATTTCAGAATATTGGTATGATGCTTGTATTGCCAGTGTTCATGGGAAGGAATTCGATTTTGTGGAAAAATTAAATGAGTATGAGAAAATTGGATTGTTGACTGATTTTAAAGAAAATACACCACAGAAAATAGCACAAAGATTACTGGAAAATAATTTTGAGAATGTGGAAATTTTTGTTGGAGAAAATTTATCTTACGAGAATGAGAAGATTTATCAATTTAAAGCAAATGAATTGGTGAATTATGAAGAGAAATTTGGAATGAATGTGGTAATTTTAAGAAAATAG
- the cbiD gene encoding cobalt-precorrin-5B (C(1))-methyltransferase CbiD, with protein sequence MENYVYFNGRKLRYGYTTGSSATAATKAALLLLLGKVEKIEAVEIDVPAGQRIKIGIKSFEKTKDYATATVVKDGGDDPDVTHGLEIVSKVSFRKDDKINIFGGKGVGKVTKVGLPVEVGKSAINPTPMKMLINIVEEFLPNGKGVDVEISVPLGEEAAKKTMNGKLGIIGGISILGTMGIVRPMSEESWKASLAIELKQNLTYFNTKTAIFLFGNRGKMFLSKEFPKRAKEGVVISNFVGYMFDKACEFEVKKVYFIGELGKFVKVAGGIFHTHSRVSDAKMEILAANALLVGEKLENIYKILESNTTEEASGYIEKKEVFNLLAEKAKQKCEEHCRKNGWDLEVETLILSAEKKVIGQSKDFFKDF encoded by the coding sequence ATGGAAAATTATGTATATTTTAACGGTAGAAAATTGCGATATGGATATACTACTGGAAGTTCAGCAACGGCAGCGACTAAGGCGGCATTGTTACTTTTGCTTGGGAAAGTCGAAAAAATTGAAGCAGTTGAAATAGACGTTCCAGCAGGTCAAAGGATAAAAATTGGGATTAAATCTTTTGAAAAGACAAAGGATTATGCGACGGCGACTGTTGTAAAAGACGGGGGAGATGACCCTGATGTGACACACGGTTTAGAGATTGTTTCAAAAGTGAGTTTTAGAAAAGATGATAAAATCAATATTTTTGGAGGAAAAGGAGTTGGAAAAGTTACAAAAGTTGGACTTCCTGTTGAAGTTGGAAAATCAGCGATTAATCCAACGCCAATGAAAATGTTGATAAATATTGTTGAGGAGTTTCTTCCAAATGGAAAAGGAGTCGATGTTGAAATAAGTGTGCCTTTGGGTGAGGAAGCTGCAAAAAAAACAATGAATGGAAAGTTAGGAATTATAGGCGGAATTTCGATTCTCGGAACAATGGGAATTGTGCGACCGATGTCTGAAGAGTCATGGAAAGCCTCTTTGGCGATAGAATTGAAACAGAATTTGACATATTTTAATACGAAAACAGCAATATTTCTTTTTGGAAATCGTGGAAAAATGTTTTTGAGCAAGGAATTTCCAAAAAGAGCTAAAGAAGGTGTTGTAATTAGTAATTTTGTCGGATATATGTTTGACAAAGCGTGTGAATTTGAGGTTAAGAAAGTTTATTTTATTGGTGAGTTGGGAAAATTTGTAAAAGTGGCAGGAGGGATTTTTCATACACACAGCCGAGTTTCTGATGCGAAAATGGAAATTTTAGCTGCAAATGCCTTATTAGTTGGAGAAAAATTGGAAAATATATACAAAATTCTGGAATCAAATACGACTGAAGAAGCCTCTGGATACATTGAAAAAAAGGAAGTTTTCAATTTGTTAGCTGAAAAGGCAAAACAAAAATGTGAGGAACATTGCAGAAAAAATGGCTGGGATTTGGAGGTAGAAACGTTGATTTTATCGGCTGAAAAAAAGGTTATTGGACAAAGCAAGGACTTTTTTAAAGATTTCTAA
- a CDS encoding precorrin-8X methylmutase, giving the protein MSYIKDPKSIEVRSFEIITEGLAGKADHFSEEEQLIVKRLIHTTGDFDYVNIVQFQNNPIESAKEALEAGNCRIYCDTNMIVNGLNKNGLKKFGAEAYCLVADPDVAKEAKERGITRSMVGLERALKDPQTKIFVIGNAPTALFTLLEKMDKEGENVPKLIVGVPVGFVGCPESKAELSKYNVPFIRTNGTKGGSTVAVGIMHGILYQMYERDKYFNN; this is encoded by the coding sequence ATGTCATATATTAAAGATCCAAAATCAATAGAAGTGAGAAGTTTTGAAATAATAACTGAAGGGTTGGCTGGGAAAGCTGACCATTTTAGTGAGGAAGAGCAATTAATTGTGAAAAGACTGATTCATACTACAGGAGATTTTGATTATGTAAATATTGTTCAATTTCAAAATAATCCGATTGAGTCGGCGAAAGAAGCATTAGAAGCTGGGAATTGCAGAATTTATTGCGATACTAATATGATTGTTAACGGTTTAAATAAAAATGGATTGAAAAAATTTGGAGCTGAGGCTTATTGCTTGGTAGCGGATCCAGATGTGGCGAAAGAGGCGAAAGAAAGAGGGATTACACGTTCGATGGTTGGATTGGAAAGAGCGTTAAAGGATCCGCAAACGAAAATTTTTGTGATTGGGAATGCACCAACAGCGTTGTTTACATTGCTTGAAAAAATGGATAAAGAAGGAGAAAATGTACCAAAATTAATAGTTGGAGTTCCAGTTGGATTTGTGGGATGTCCTGAATCGAAGGCTGAGCTTTCAAAATACAATGTTCCGTTTATAAGAACGAATGGGACGAAAGGTGGAAGCACAGTTGCAGTCGGTATAATGCACGGAATCCTTTATCAAATGTACGAAAGGGATAAATATTTTAATAATTAA
- a CDS encoding cobyrinate a,c-diamide synthase has protein sequence MKKILISGTMSGSGKTTVSSILMSALENVAPFKVGPDYIDLTHHEVFTGHHSHNLDIFMTDEDAVRQIFEMYSQGRDISIVEGVMGLYDGIGNEKDNFSTAHLARVLDIPVILVVNAKAISTSIAAEVLGFKMFDERMNIKGVILNNVSSQKLYESLKEAVEKYTGIECLGYIPRNELLATESRHLGLKQAFEEDNARKQELFKEIAQNCLNLKRIKEIAQEFESSRNMDNYAKIGHLKDKFKGKRVAIARDEAFSFYYEANIDLMKFCGVEIVEFSPIRDKEIPENIDFIYFGGGYPELFAKELSENISMKNSIVETCKNNVRIFAECGGFMYLAKKLRLLNGEIFDMCGIFNIEIGMRKRLNIGRFGYVNIETSNGIKLRGHEFHYSEILENNEVDRNNSKGYFYDIYKNNGKEWKCGYVKNNAIAGYPHIHFYSNVEFLEFLLNVKRN, from the coding sequence ATGAAAAAAATATTAATATCAGGAACGATGAGCGGGAGTGGTAAAACTACAGTAAGTAGTATTTTAATGTCTGCTTTGGAAAATGTAGCTCCGTTTAAGGTAGGACCAGATTACATTGATCTGACTCATCATGAGGTATTTACAGGACACCATTCACACAATTTGGATATTTTTATGACAGATGAGGACGCTGTGAGACAGATATTTGAGATGTATTCGCAAGGCAGGGATATTTCTATTGTTGAGGGTGTTATGGGACTTTATGATGGAATTGGGAACGAAAAAGACAATTTTAGTACGGCTCATTTGGCGAGAGTACTTGATATTCCTGTGATTCTAGTTGTGAATGCTAAGGCGATTTCGACGAGTATTGCGGCAGAAGTTCTTGGATTTAAGATGTTTGATGAACGAATGAATATAAAAGGTGTGATTCTTAACAATGTTTCTTCACAAAAATTGTATGAGAGCTTGAAGGAAGCAGTTGAGAAATATACGGGAATTGAATGTTTGGGCTACATTCCTAGAAATGAGCTACTTGCTACAGAGAGTCGACATTTAGGCTTGAAACAGGCTTTTGAAGAAGATAATGCACGAAAACAGGAGTTATTTAAGGAAATTGCACAAAATTGCTTGAATTTGAAACGAATAAAAGAAATTGCACAAGAATTTGAGTCAAGTCGAAATATGGACAATTATGCGAAAATAGGACATCTAAAAGATAAATTTAAAGGAAAAAGAGTAGCGATTGCAAGAGATGAAGCGTTCTCGTTTTACTATGAAGCAAATATTGATTTGATGAAATTTTGTGGAGTAGAAATAGTTGAGTTCAGTCCAATTCGTGATAAGGAAATTCCTGAAAATATAGATTTTATCTATTTTGGTGGAGGCTATCCCGAATTATTTGCAAAAGAGTTAAGTGAAAATATTTCTATGAAAAATAGTATTGTTGAAACGTGTAAAAATAACGTGAGAATATTTGCAGAATGTGGTGGATTTATGTATTTGGCAAAAAAATTACGTTTATTAAATGGAGAAATTTTTGATATGTGCGGAATTTTCAATATTGAAATTGGGATGAGAAAACGCTTAAATATTGGAAGGTTTGGGTATGTCAATATTGAAACTTCAAATGGGATAAAATTGCGAGGGCATGAATTTCATTATTCGGAAATTTTGGAAAATAATGAAGTGGACAGAAATAACTCAAAAGGCTATTTTTATGATATTTACAAGAATAATGGGAAAGAGTGGAAATGTGGGTATGTGAAAAATAATGCGATAGCTGGGTATCCACATATTCATTTTTACTCGAATGTGGAGTTTCTTGAGTTCTTGTTGAATGTGAAGAGAAATTAA
- a CDS encoding energy-coupling factor ABC transporter ATP-binding protein, whose translation MLKLENITFSYDNETEALKNITLDIEKGKKTLFLGENGSGKSTLFLIMNGLLKAQKGDIYFEGKKVKYKKKNLEELRRKVGIIFQDPEIQIFAPLVFQEVAYGPENLGYSKEKVEENVNRAMREINIEDLKDRPCHHLSYGQKKRVSIAAITAMEPELLILDEPTAWLDSKNTRSVSEILDNFSKAGKTLVVSTHDADFAYEFADYIYVLDKGKIVRQGNKDEVFEDFEFLKKLNLNVPNVLKIKSYLKYKNLDENDYYKFLEEKNLL comes from the coding sequence ATGCTTAAACTTGAAAATATAACTTTTTCGTATGACAATGAAACTGAAGCGTTAAAAAATATAACTCTGGATATTGAAAAAGGTAAGAAAACATTATTTCTTGGGGAAAATGGCTCAGGAAAATCAACTTTATTTTTAATAATGAATGGACTTTTGAAGGCACAAAAAGGGGATATTTACTTTGAAGGGAAGAAGGTTAAATATAAAAAAAAGAACTTAGAGGAATTGAGGAGAAAAGTTGGAATAATTTTTCAAGATCCTGAAATACAAATTTTTGCTCCATTAGTTTTTCAGGAAGTGGCTTATGGACCTGAAAATCTTGGATATTCTAAGGAAAAAGTGGAAGAAAATGTTAATAGAGCAATGAGGGAAATCAATATTGAAGATTTGAAGGACAGACCTTGTCATCACCTAAGTTACGGTCAGAAAAAACGGGTTTCAATAGCGGCGATTACGGCAATGGAGCCAGAATTACTAATTTTAGATGAGCCGACAGCTTGGCTGGATTCTAAAAATACAAGAAGCGTTTCTGAAATTTTGGATAATTTTTCCAAAGCTGGAAAAACTCTTGTGGTTTCGACACATGATGCGGATTTCGCTTATGAATTTGCTGATTATATTTATGTTCTTGATAAAGGGAAAATTGTAAGGCAAGGTAATAAAGATGAAGTCTTTGAGGATTTTGAATTTTTGAAAAAACTAAATTTGAATGTGCCAAACGTGTTGAAAATTAAAAGTTATCTCAAGTATAAAAATCTTGATGAAAATGATTATTATAAATTTTTGGAGGAAAAAAATTTGTTATGA